ATTGGTGGATTGTGATTTAACGGGCAATACCAAAGGTGCTGGAAGGTGCCGCTGATGGTTGGCAACTGGCTTGGAAAACCAGGGTGGGTTAATGCCCAAGGGTTCGATTCCTTCTCCTTCCGTCACTCCGTACCCTAACGAGTGAAGCTTACATACGTAACCCAAACTGTTGGTTGTAGGTTCGAGTCCTACTTACCCGGCCTGACGGGTAATAGCTCAATTGGTAGAGCAGCAGGAAGTATATTTCGCTTTGCCTAACTTGTACGGAGTTTTCAATATTAGTCACAATAAATACATCGCAATCATCAAGAAAAATAATCATGTAATAACAAGGAGGTGAGAACAATGCCGGATATCTTTGAAGTTGGTGGAAAAGTACGGGATGAATTGCTGGGCTTAAAGAGTAAAGATGCTGATTTCGCATTTGTTCTCACTTCCGCAGAGGCTGAGGGGAAATCGATCGAGCAAGCTTTTGAGTTTATGCGTGATTGGATGCAGTCACAGGGCTTTCAGATTTTTCTGAGTACGCCGGATTGCTTAACGATTCGCGCTAAGTTCTGTAACTCAACCCAAACGGCAGACTTTGTGTTAGCAAGGCGGGAATTAACATACATGCCTGGAACTCGCAGACCCATTGTTGTGCCTGGTTCGTTAGCCGATGATTTGCAACGGCGGGATTTTACGGTGAACGCGATCGCGCGATCGGAACAGGGGGAACTGGTAGACCTATTTGAAGGCCAAAAAGACTTAGCAGATAAGGTTCTACGCACTCCCCTTGATCCAATGGTGACGTTGGCTGATGACCCGTTGCGGGCATTACGCGCAGTACGATTTTCGGTCAAGTTAGGATTTCGCATGGCAACCGATCTCGTGGAGGCTTTGCATAATCCTGAGTTACCGGAGTTGATGGCCGTTGTTAGTACCGATCGAGTACGCGAGGAACTCGCCAAGGCAATG
The window above is part of the Alkalinema sp. FACHB-956 genome. Proteins encoded here:
- a CDS encoding CCA tRNA nucleotidyltransferase, whose protein sequence is MPDIFEVGGKVRDELLGLKSKDADFAFVLTSAEAEGKSIEQAFEFMRDWMQSQGFQIFLSTPDCLTIRAKFCNSTQTADFVLARRELTYMPGTRRPIVVPGSLADDLQRRDFTVNAIARSEQGELVDLFEGQKDLADKVLRTPLDPMVTLADDPLRALRAVRFSVKLGFRMATDLVEALHNPELPELMAVVSTDRVREELAKAMKADTWATLKLLQRLPEALVRDWLERPGMWLMPTVKQ